Genomic DNA from Desulfurivibrio alkaliphilus AHT 2:
AACACAGGCTGCGGCTGGAACGGATCACCCCGGTGCCCTGGCAGCAATTACAAGGTTCGCACATCAGGTGTTCCAGGTCTTCCCGGTTGCGTTTGCGGGTCATCTGGACCAGACCGAACTCGGAAACCCGCAGGATATTAAGCCGGCTCTTGTCTTTCTTGGCCGCCTCTTTCAAGGCGTTGAACACCGCTTCCCGGTGTTCTTCATCCTCCATGTCGATGAAATCGACGATGATTATGCCGCCGATGTTGCGCAGCCGTAACTGGTAGGCGATCTCCTTGGCCGCCTCCATGTTGGTTTTGAAAATCGTCTCTTCCAGGCCGTTTTTGCCTACGTAACGGCCGGTATTGACATCAATCACGGTAAGGGCCTCGGTGGGCTCGATGATGATGTACCCGCCACAGCGCAGCCAGATTTTCCGCTCCAGGGCGCGGTTTACCTCCAGCTCCACGCCGTAGGCATCGAAAATGGGTGGATCTTCCGGGGCCAACTCCACCCGGCCCTTGAGGTGCGGGACAAAGGTTTCCACAAACTGCAGCACCCGCTGGTAGGTTTCCGGTTCATCCACCACTACCTGATCCACCTCGGGTGAGAAGACGTCGCGCACCACCCGCAGGGTGATATCGAGATCCTGGTAGATCAGCCCCGGCACCGGCGCGGTGGTGGCCCGGGCCTGGATCTCCTCCCAGGTGTGCAGCAAAAATTCCATGTCCGCTTCCAGATCCTCGTTGGTGGCCGTTTCCGCCACCGTGCGGACAATGAATCCGGCGCCGGCGGGGCGCAATGCCTCAATATCCTGCCGCAACATCTGCCGGACATCCTCGTCTTCGATTTTGCGGGAAATACCGATATGCTCGGTCCGCGGCATAAAGACCAGGTTGCGGCACGGCAGGGTGATATGGCAGGTCAGGCGGGCCCCCTTGCTGCCCAGGGGCTCCTTGCACACCTGCACCATGATATCCTGCCCTTCGCTGAGCAAATCTTCAATATTCTGGCCCGGATGCCGGCGGCAGAGGGGGTCGGTGTCATGGCCGCAGCAGGTGTCATGGCCGGTGCCGTCGCCCCGGTCACAACGGGCCAGCCGTTTCTCGACTTCGTTGGAGGTTACCAGCACATCATCGACATAGAGAAAACCGGTGCGCTCCAGGCCCACATCGACAAAGGCGGCCTGCATCCCGGGCAGCACCCGCACCACCCGACCCCGGTAGACGTTGCCCACCAGCCCCTTTTCCGCCGGATGTTCAAGGTAAAACTCAGCCAGATTACCGTGTTCCAGCAGGGCGATACGGATTTCGTAAGGCGTGGCGTTGATCAGCAGTTGCGTGGACAAAACCTGGCTCCTTAAAAAACATTAAAATCAGTTAAAATAATTGCTGGTGGGTAACGCGTAAGCGGTCACGGGGTGCCCCAGATTGCGGCAAGCAGACCGGCGCCGCGTACCTCAGTACGTAAGCCGGGCTGATCGCCGCAAGATGGGGTGCCCCGTGGCCGCTTACGGCCGGGACCATAATTTCATCACCCGGGCTGCGGCCAACTGTTCCGGTTCCGGGGCGCAGGCGGCGGCTACCACTTCCAGGGGTTTTACCGTCGGCCGGCCGGCTTCCTGGACCATCACCAGCTCAAGTTCGCCGGGCGCCCGCAGGGCAAACTCCTTTACCACCGGACGAATATCCAGGGTGCGCGCCGCCCCTTTGCGGCGTACCGTCATAACAAATTCTTTAGCAGCCAGCAAGGCCGACGGCGCCCCGGGGTCGATTTTCCCAGGCAAGCTGATCCGGTAGGAGCTGAGCAGGCTTGGCGGTTGTTGCCGCCCTCCCGGCTCCAGCAAGAGCACCCGCAGGCCGGCAGGCAACTGCCGGTTCAACTCCTCTTTGGCCGCCGGCAAGTCGGTAAGCGGCGCCGTCAGCTCCAGCCAGAGAAACTCATCCTGGCTTTCGGTGCCCAGCGGCAGTGCCGGGCCGAAGGATACCTTGGGCGAGGGGTTGAAGCCCTGACTGAAGGCCAGCGGCCAGCCGGCCCGGCGCAGGGCCCGGAAAAAGACCTGCAGCACCTCCAAGTGCCCCAGGAAACGGGCCTCCCCCAGCCGGGAATAACGCAGGCGATAACCAATCCCCACCTCCGGCCGCGCCATCTGATGCGCCCCCTCCTGTTCCGCGGCCTCCCGCCGCCCCCCGGAGTCGCCGGCATCCTGGCCAGTGGTGGCCTCCGGCCGGCGAAAAACCACCGGCTTAACGGTTTTGAAATCGCACAACCCGCATTTACTGCAACCGTGCAACCGGCAGTCGGGGGTATACTCTTCAGCCAGGGCCCGCTGATATTCCGCCGCCAGAAATTTCCGGCTCACCCCGGCATCCAGGTGGTCCCAGGGCAAAGGCTCCTCCGGCTCCCGGCGCCTGAGATAGCTATCGAGATCAAGACCCAAAGCGGCGGCGGCGGCCTGCCAACGCTCCAGGTTGAAATGGTCGGACCAGGCGTCCAGCCGGGCGCCATCCCGCCAGGCCCGCTCCACCAGCGCGGCAAGGCGCCGATCTCCCCGGCAGAAAACCCCCTCCAGGTAACTTTGGCGCGGATCATGCCATTTGAGTTTGAATTTTTTGTGCCGCAGCTGCTGCTTTAAAAAGTCAATGCGGGCAAAGCCCTGCTCTATCGACAGTTGGGGCTCCCGCTCGAAGGGGGTGTGGGGCTTGGGGACAAAGACGGCGCTGCTCACCGTTACCTGGCAGCGGCCGGCCGGCCCGGTTTTTAATACCTTATGGGCCAACTCGACGATGGCCGCCAGGTCTTCTTCGGTTTCGGTGGGCAGCCCGAACATGAAGTAAAGCTTGATCAACTTCCAGCCCAGCCCAAAGGCGCTGCGGCTAGCGGCCAGCAGATCTTCCTCGCTGATTCCCTTGTTGATCACCCGGCGCAACCGATCGCTGCCCGCCTCCGGGGCCAGGGTGAAGCCGGTCTTGCGCACCCGCTTGATCTGCTCCATCATCTCCGGGGTCAGGGACCCCACCCGCATGGAGGGGAGAGAGACGGAAACCCGGCGGCGTTCCAGGGCATCCATCAGTTGCCCCAGCAGTTCGTTGATACAGGCATAATCACCGCTGCTCAAGGAGAGCAGGGCCACCTCTTCAAAACCGGTCTGTTCAATTTTACCCAGAATTTCCTGCAAAACCCGGGATGGCTCTCGCTCCCGCACCGGCCGGTAGATAACCCCGGCCTGGCAGAAGCGGCAGCCCCGGGTACAGCCCCGGGCGATCTCCACCCCCAAGCGGTCATGCACCACCCGGGTGGCCGGCACCAGCGGGGCAACGGCATGATCCACCTGTTCCAGGTCGGCCAGCACCCGGCGGCGAACCGGCGGCAAATCGGGCCGCCGGGCTTCGGTGCCGAGAAAACGGCCCGCCTGGTCATAACGGGGGGCAAAAAAGGAAGGTACATAAACCCCCGGCACCGCTGCCAGAGCCGCCAGGATCTGCCCCCGGGCCAGCTTTTGCTCCCTGCCCCGCTGCACCACCGCCAGCATTGCCGGCAGGGCCTCCTCGCCGTCGCCCAATAAAACGGCATCAAAAAAATCGGCCACCGGCTCGGGGTGGAAGGCACAAGGACCACCTCCGAACACCAGGGGCTGATCTTCAGTGCGCTCTTCAGCGCGCAAAGGCAGCCCGGCCAGATCGAGGATGGTCAGGATATTGGTATAGCAGAGCTCATAGGGCAGGCTGATCCCCAGCACGTCAAATTCGCCCAGGGGACGGCGGGATTCCAGGGAAAACAGGGGCAGCCCGGCCTCGCGCAGGGCCTGTTCCAGATCAAGATCCGGGGCATAGACCCGTTCTGCCAGCCATTCCGGCCGGGCGTTGACCAGGTGGTAGAGAATCTGCAGACCCTGATGGGACATGCCGATTTCGTAAAGATCGGGAAAGGCCAGGGCCAGGCGCAGGCGGGCCTGCTGCCAGTCTTTCCTGACCACATTGAATTCGTTGGCGCAATAACGCCCGGGTCGGTTGACCCGGGACAACAGGGCATCGATATCCATAAAAATATTTACCATGCTATTAAGGGGGGGTACCCTTAGTCAACCGTTTCCAGGGTGTAACCGGCGGGGATGGGAAGCTGAAAATCCTCGGGCCGCAACGCGCAGTCGGCCAGCAAGTCGGACAGCAGCAGGCTCAGGCTCAATCCTTGATGACGGCGGGAATCCAACTCAATCCGATGGGGCAGCAGCCAGCCGGGCTCATCGCCGACTTGCGGCACCGGGCGGTAATCATCGTAAATTATCTCCGCCGGCTGCCGCTGGTCCGGTTCAAAAAGCTGAATCCGCCGCACCAGGCCGGTGCCCGGGCGGAACGGCGGGTAGTGATCATCGTTGCCGACAACCTTCAGCGGCGGCTCAAGATCGAAAAGCGGCTCAAAAAGCAGCCGGGCCCGGGGGGGCTCGGCCACCTCCAGCCAGTAACCCCGCCCATCCGGCGCCCGGTAGACCGCCACGATCTCGGGCTCAAGCGGCATGCCGCCAAACAGCCAGGCAAACAGGCTCTCCGGCAGCCTTTCCGCCGGCAACCCCTGGGGCAGGTGTTGCCGGAATGCCTCGGCGGTGGTCGGACCCTGGTAAACCAGGGCCTGGTTAACCAGCAGCAGGCGAAAGGTTTCACCGTTGGTGGTCAGCGCCAGCGCCGGGCGCCCCAAGGGGTCCAGGCCGACAAACTTTAACCGGTTGGGCGCCATGGCCTGGAGATAACCGGGCAGCACACCGGAGCGCAACCAACTGCGCCACTGGATTTCAGCTTCGGCATCCAGGCATTGCATCTGCCGGTGACGCTGCTCCATGGTCGCCAAAAACAGTTCTTCCACCCCCTGCCGTTCCCGGCCGGTTAGCTCTTCCCCCACCGGCGGCAGGCGGGTGGCGCATCCCGCCGGCAACAGCAAAAGCAAACACCACAGCGGCAAGAGGAGCCGGAAGCAATCGCTTACCGGTGCCGTTTTTCTTCCGGCGGCCATCATGTAACTGTTCACGGGATACCCCCTGCGTGACGATCTTCCAAGGAGTAAGCGGTCACGGGGCACCCCAGATTGCGGCAAGCAGACCGGCGCAGCGTACACCGGGTACTCAAGCCGGGCTGATCGCCGCAAGGTGGGGTGCCCCGTGATCGCTTACGCCATCATCCGTTGCGCTCTGCCGTCAGTTCTTTGATCTTTAATTCAATTTGTTCACGCAGTTCCGGATCACCATTGGGAGGCAGCAGCGCCAGGGCCCGCCGGTAAGCGGCCAAAGCCTCGGCAACGTAGCCCAGCCGGCGGTAGGCGTCCCCCAGGTGATCGTGGATCACCGGGTCGTCTTCCAGCAGTTGCACCGCCAGCTCAAGCTCCTCCATGGCGCGCTGGTATTTGCCCAACCGGTAATAAACCCAGCCCAGGCTGTCCCGGATGGCGCCGTCATCGGGCTTCAGCCGCACCGCCTCCTCGATGTACTCCCGGGCCAGCTCCAGGTTCTCGCCCCGGTCGGCCCAGGTATAGCCCACATAATTCAAGGCATAGGGATCGTGGGGATCCAGGGCGATAACCTCCTGCATTTTGGCCAGCGCCCCCTCACTGTCCCCGACCCGGTCAAGATAGACGGCATATTCAAAATATACTTCCGGTTCCGGTCCCAGGTCCTGCAGGGCGCGTTGAAATATCGCCAGCCCCTGGCCGGCGTCATGCCACTCGATATGCAGCAGCGCCAGGGTGACATAAAAACTCAGGTAACGGTGCTGGGAATCGGCCAGGGCCCGCTCCAGTACCGCCTCGGCCGCCACCGGTTGGCCGCTGCCGTGGTATATCCGGGCCAGCATCAGTACCGCCTCCTCATAACCGTAATCGCCGGGGCGGATCTCCTCCAGCAGGTTGCGGGCCAAATCGATTTTTCCCAGCCGATAATAGGCCAGCACCAGCAGTGAACGAACCGCATCCAGCCGTGGTTCATCGGCAAGCAGCCCCTGCAACAAAACCACCGCTTCCTCGTAGCGCTGTTCATCCAGCAAAATCCTGGCCATGGTCAGATCGACCCGGTCCACATCCCGGCTGTATGGCCGTAAGGCGGTCAGTTCAGCCAGGGCCTCTTCCACCCGTTCCAACCGCAGATAAAGGTCGGCCAGCAGTGAGCGGGCCCGCTCATCGGCGGGATTTTTGGCCACCATCCGGCGAAGAAGCGCCAAACTATCTTCGTAAAGACCGGCCGCTTCGTAAATCGCCGCCAGCTCCTGGGCCAGAGGAGCGGACCAGTTCAGTTCCAGGGCCCGCTCATAAGCCCCCAGCGCCTGTTCAATCAGCCCCAAATCATGGTACAGTCGCGCCAGATAATAATGTCCCAGGAAATAGGCCGGCTGGTCGGCCACCAGTTGCTCCAATATTTCACGGGCTTCCTGGCGGCGGTCACTGCTGCCGTAAATCACCGCCAGCATCAGCATGGCGTTGGCGTTGCCCGGATCAAGCGTGAGAATCTCCTGATAAACGGCAGCGGCCCGATCGGGATCATCAAGAGCGGTATAAAGCTTGGCCAATAGGGAACGGGCGGCAAGATCGGTCGGATCGATGGCGATGATCCGGCGCACCCAGTAAATGGCCTGCTCCCGCTCCTGTTGCTGAAGCAGCAGCATGGCCAGTCGGCGCATGACATGAACCGCCTTGCGGTCGCAAAGCAACGCCTGCTGGTAGGCATAGCGGGCCTCATCGTAGCGCCCGCCCAGCTCGGCACTTTTGCCCCAGGCAAACTGAAAATAAGCGCAAGCCAGGTCCACCGCTTCTTCGTAGGGCTCCAACTCCGCCGCGTAACGTGGCCCGGCAGGGGCAGCCTTAACCGGTTCCTCGGGAGGCACCGCCGGCCGCGACGCACAACCCCCGGTCAGCAGTAAAACCGCCGCCAATACGGTAGCCAGCGATAACAACCTAGTTGTGCCCATGACCATCCCCACTGATCATCGTTGGTAATCGTTCAGCCGCACCGCATCTTCGGGCGATCAGCCAGGCTTACGGAGGGGACAGTTTTAAAAACTGTCCCCGATTACGCTGCACCTGGCTGCTTGCCCGAACCTGCGGCACTGCTGAACGATTACAGCCCGTTATACCTGCAGGTTAGTACCCCCGGTAAACGGTTACCATTGTTGGCAGATTTTCGCCGCGATCATTTTTTTGCTCATCAGCAACGCCTCGACCGCTTGCCAGATTTCGACCTGCACCTGCTCTATTGCCCCGGTGGCATTGACCCGTACCAGACCGGGCGCGGAAAAACCGGCAAAAATCCCGGCCACCCGCCGGAGGTAATCCTCCTGCTCAAAGTCGTTGAGACTCTCACCCCGCCCTTCCTGCACCCGCCGCACCCCCACGGCGGGCGGCGCCTCCAGCAGCAGCACCAGATCAGGCCGGGGGGCAAAGCTCTCGTTGATGGCCAGAATGGCCGCCGGATCATGCCCGCTCGCCCCCTGGTAAGCGGCGGTGGAATAATAATAACGATCGGTAATCACCACCCGGCCGGCTTTAAGGGCCGGCTCGATGAGCTTGGCAACATGCTCCCGCCGGTCGGCAAGGAAAAGCTGCAACTCCTCTTCCGGCGACAGGGAAGCCCGGTTGAGAAAAAGCTCGCGCAGGCGGCGGCCGTATGGACCGTCGGTGGGCTCCCGGGTGACCACCACCTCCAGCCCCAACTGGCGCAAACGCTGGGCCAACAGTTGCTGCTGGGTTGATTTGCCGGTGCCGTCAATCCCTTCAAGAGCGATCAAAACCCCCGCCCGGGCCGGCTGCTGTGGCTGCCTGTCTGTTTTCACTGCCGCCCCTCTCAACGTCACGCCGGTTCCGGCAGATTGCTGCTTCGATTGGCGGCTATTTCGGCGGCCAGCCAAAATGCCGCCCGCAGGCTGTCATGGTCGGCCACCCCGCGACCGGCAATATCGTAAGCGGTACCATGATCCACCGAGGTACGAATTATGGGCAGGCCGATGGTGACATTGACGCCATCCTTAAAATGGAGCAATTTGAAAGGAATCAAGCCCTGATCATGGTACATGGCCACCACCGCGTCAAAATCTCCTTGGCTGGCCTGATAAAAAACGGTATCCGGCGGCCGCGGACCCGAGATGGACACCTCCCGGCCCAACAGGGCCGCCGCCTGGGCCACCGCCGGCTCAATAACCCGCTTTTCCTCGTCGCCGAACATCCCCCCCTCCCCGGCATGGGGGTTGAGTGCCGCCACGGCAAGACGCGGCCGCAACACGGCAAAATCATGCTGCAATGAGCGAGCGGTAAGGCGAATCAACCGAACCACCGCCTCTTGGGTAACGGCCTCGGGCACCCGGGACAAGGGGCGGTGGATACTGACCAGGCTCACCCGCAGTCGCGCGCCGGCCATCATCATGGCATATTCCGAGCAGTTGCACAAGGTGGCAAGCATTTCGGTATGACCCGGATAGTGGTAGCCGCCGGCGTTGAGCATATCCTTGCCGATGGGACAGGTAACCATGGCGGCCAGTTCACCGCTTTGCGCCAGAGCGACCGCCTGTTCGATGTACTCTCCCATGGCCCTGCCGGAGGCCACCGTGGGCCGCCCCGGGGACGGGAGTGGAGCCAGGCTGGTAACCGGCAGCACATTAAGCGCCCCGGAGCCAAGCGGCTGCCCTGGCTGCCAGGGATTGAGTTCTACTTTTACCCCCAACTGCCGAGCACATTGAGCCAGCACGCCAAGATCACCCAGCACCACCGCTGCCGCCGCCGGTTCCTGCCGGCCCGTCTCTGTCGTTCCGGCTTGCCGGGCCTGTTCCCGTTCCAGGTGCAGGCGGAGGATAATCTCCGGCCCAACCCCGGCAGGGCAACCCATGGTAATTCCGATCAAAGCTGGCCTGGGTGGTTGATTGGTCATGGCAGGTTTCTCGTCGCTCACCGGGATGTTATTCAGAGTTCAAAGGCATTGACCAGGTGATCGATTTCCGGTTTGCCGCCGCGGAAGGAAACCGCCACCACGTCAAACCGGGACGCCTGGTCGGACAGTCTTTCCCGCACCAGATACTCCTGGGCGGCCAGGGCAATCTTGCGCTGTTTGGCGGCGGTGATCGCCTCTAATGGTGAGCCGAAAGCCGTGCTGTTACGGCTTTTCACCTCGACAAAGACCAGCTCGTCGCGGCGGCGGGCAATAATATCCAACTCCGCCGCCCTGGTTCGGTAATTGCGGGCCACAATACGGTAACCGGCCTTTTCCAGGTAGGAGGCGGCCAGTTCTTCTCCCCGGCGCCCAAGCCCCTGGCGCTGCTTAGTCATCACCGCCCCGCAGGCAGTCGCCCACCGGCTTGAAACTCCGGCGATGGATGGGGCAGGGTCCGTGTTGGCGCAGCAAATGCAGGTGTTCGGCGGTGCCGTAGCCTTTGTGCCGGTGAAAATTATACTGGGGATAACGCCGATGGTAGTCGGCCATGATCTCGTCCCGCCGCACCTTGGCAATGATGGAGGCGGCGGCGATGGAAGCGCTGCGGGAATCACCCCGTACCAAGGCCTGTTGAGGCAGGGGAAGAGGAAGTTGGTGCTTGCCGTCGACCAGCAGAAAGTCCGGCTCGGCGGCCAAAGCGGCCACCGCCTTTTGCATGGCCAGCAGCGAGGCCTGGAGAATATTCAAGCGATCGATCTCGGCCGGAGCAACCACCCCGACCCCCCAGTAAACCCCGGGCAGGGCTTCAATTTCCGCCGCCAACCGACAGCGCAACTCGGGCTTAAGCTGTTTGGAGTCACGGAATCGGCTTGCTTCGCAGCCGGCCGGCAGCACCACACAGGCGGCCACCACCGGCCCGGCCAGGGGACCGCGGCCGGCTTCATCTATTCCGGCCACCAGTCGATAGCCCTGGCTTTCAAGCGAACGCTCGAAGGCCAGGGAGTCGACAACCTCCGGCTCCCTTTGCCAAAGATGACTGCTCACGGGCACCCCCGGGCACCACGATATCCCCAACCGCCGGCCCCGACGGGGCAACGTGGGTAGCGGTAGCCATGGAACAAGTGGTGCTGACAGACAAAGGTTAAATCAGCGCACGTCGCGTTCGCGAATCCGGGCAGCCTTGCCGCGCAGATTGCGGAGATAGTAGAGGCGGGAGCGCCGTACCCGACCGTGGCTGACCACCTCGATTTTTTCGACCTGAGGAGTGTGCAGCGGGAAGGTCTTCTCCACGCCAACCCCGTGGGAAACCTTGCGCACGGTGACACTGGCACCGATGTTGCCACGGCAACGGCGAATGACTACGCCCTGAAATACCTGGACCCGTTCCTTGGTACCTTCAATAATCCGAAAATGGACCTTGATGGTGTCACCGGGCCGGAAATCCGGGTGGTCGTGGCGGAGTTGTTCCTGTTCAATCTGGGCAATAGCGTTCATTGTACTTTTCCTTTAGCTACGGTTGCGGCCATGCCAGCAAGATCAGCTGCTGAAGTGGCCGGTTATTTCTAACAGTTATTAACCAACTAATCAAACTCTCAAAGCATCCGGCTGGTTTGCCCGACATGTTTGCCGGCTTAGCCGGTGGCCAGGAGGCGGTCCAGCAAAATCGCCGCCGCCGAGCGTACCGGCAGGTGGTTGTAATCTCCCGCCCCTTTAATGGGGGGGAGAAAGGCGTCCACCCCGGACAGGGCGGCAGGCGCCAGCCCCCAGGCCGTTCCCAGCAAAATCATGGCCGGTTTCCCGGCCCTCAGTTGCCGCCGAATATCGCCAAAATCGCGGGTTTGCGGCTGCTCCCTGGCGCTGGTGGCCAGTACCAGCGGCCGCTCACCTCGGTCGGCGCTCACCCGCTGATACAGGGTCGCCAGATCGGGCACCACCCTTACCAGGGTCAAAGCCTCCTTGCGCGCCGGGTTCAACTGCCCACCCCGGCCTTTTAACCAATGTTCCAGCAACTCCGCCACCAGTTGCTGCTGGTCCTCATACGGGGTAACCAGATAAAACCGTCTTACGCCGTAGGTTCTGGCGGTCCTGGCAATATCATGAATATCCAGGTTGGTCACCGCCGAACCGATCACTTCCCGGCGGCGGTTGAACACCGGATAATGAACCAGGGCAACATCCAGCAGGGCGCCGCTCACTTGATTTCTATCCCGTG
This window encodes:
- a CDS encoding YraN family protein, whose translation is MTKQRQGLGRRGEELAASYLEKAGYRIVARNYRTRAAELDIIARRRDELVFVEVKSRNSTAFGSPLEAITAAKQRKIALAAQEYLVRERLSDQASRFDVVAVSFRGGKPEIDHLVNAFEL
- a CDS encoding RNA methyltransferase — encoded protein: MSGALLDVALVHYPVFNRRREVIGSAVTNLDIHDIARTARTYGVRRFYLVTPYEDQQQLVAELLEHWLKGRGGQLNPARKEALTLVRVVPDLATLYQRVSADRGERPLVLATSAREQPQTRDFGDIRRQLRAGKPAMILLGTAWGLAPAALSGVDAFLPPIKGAGDYNHLPVRSAAAILLDRLLATG
- the tmk gene encoding dTMP kinase, whose translation is MKTDRQPQQPARAGVLIALEGIDGTGKSTQQQLLAQRLRQLGLEVVVTREPTDGPYGRRLRELFLNRASLSPEEELQLFLADRREHVAKLIEPALKAGRVVITDRYYYSTAAYQGASGHDPAAILAINESFAPRPDLVLLLEAPPAVGVRRVQEGRGESLNDFEQEDYLRRVAGIFAGFSAPGLVRVNATGAIEQVQVEIWQAVEALLMSKKMIAAKICQQW
- the rplS gene encoding 50S ribosomal protein L19; this translates as MNAIAQIEQEQLRHDHPDFRPGDTIKVHFRIIEGTKERVQVFQGVVIRRCRGNIGASVTVRKVSHGVGVEKTFPLHTPQVEKIEVVSHGRVRRSRLYYLRNLRGKAARIRERDVR
- the pdxA gene encoding 4-hydroxythreonine-4-phosphate dehydrogenase PdxA, with translation MTNQPPRPALIGITMGCPAGVGPEIILRLHLEREQARQAGTTETGRQEPAAAAVVLGDLGVLAQCARQLGVKVELNPWQPGQPLGSGALNVLPVTSLAPLPSPGRPTVASGRAMGEYIEQAVALAQSGELAAMVTCPIGKDMLNAGGYHYPGHTEMLATLCNCSEYAMMMAGARLRVSLVSIHRPLSRVPEAVTQEAVVRLIRLTARSLQHDFAVLRPRLAVAALNPHAGEGGMFGDEEKRVIEPAVAQAAALLGREVSISGPRPPDTVFYQASQGDFDAVVAMYHDQGLIPFKLLHFKDGVNVTIGLPIIRTSVDHGTAYDIAGRGVADHDSLRAAFWLAAEIAANRSSNLPEPA
- a CDS encoding TIGR03960 family B12-binding radical SAM protein, translated to MVNIFMDIDALLSRVNRPGRYCANEFNVVRKDWQQARLRLALAFPDLYEIGMSHQGLQILYHLVNARPEWLAERVYAPDLDLEQALREAGLPLFSLESRRPLGEFDVLGISLPYELCYTNILTILDLAGLPLRAEERTEDQPLVFGGGPCAFHPEPVADFFDAVLLGDGEEALPAMLAVVQRGREQKLARGQILAALAAVPGVYVPSFFAPRYDQAGRFLGTEARRPDLPPVRRRVLADLEQVDHAVAPLVPATRVVHDRLGVEIARGCTRGCRFCQAGVIYRPVREREPSRVLQEILGKIEQTGFEEVALLSLSSGDYACINELLGQLMDALERRRVSVSLPSMRVGSLTPEMMEQIKRVRKTGFTLAPEAGSDRLRRVINKGISEEDLLAASRSAFGLGWKLIKLYFMFGLPTETEEDLAAIVELAHKVLKTGPAGRCQVTVSSAVFVPKPHTPFEREPQLSIEQGFARIDFLKQQLRHKKFKLKWHDPRQSYLEGVFCRGDRRLAALVERAWRDGARLDAWSDHFNLERWQAAAAALGLDLDSYLRRREPEEPLPWDHLDAGVSRKFLAAEYQRALAEEYTPDCRLHGCSKCGLCDFKTVKPVVFRRPEATTGQDAGDSGGRREAAEQEGAHQMARPEVGIGYRLRYSRLGEARFLGHLEVLQVFFRALRRAGWPLAFSQGFNPSPKVSFGPALPLGTESQDEFLWLELTAPLTDLPAAKEELNRQLPAGLRVLLLEPGGRQQPPSLLSSYRISLPGKIDPGAPSALLAAKEFVMTVRRKGAARTLDIRPVVKEFALRAPGELELVMVQEAGRPTVKPLEVVAAACAPEPEQLAAARVMKLWSRP
- a CDS encoding tetratricopeptide repeat protein; amino-acid sequence: MGTTRLLSLATVLAAVLLLTGGCASRPAVPPEEPVKAAPAGPRYAAELEPYEEAVDLACAYFQFAWGKSAELGGRYDEARYAYQQALLCDRKAVHVMRRLAMLLLQQQEREQAIYWVRRIIAIDPTDLAARSLLAKLYTALDDPDRAAAVYQEILTLDPGNANAMLMLAVIYGSSDRRQEAREILEQLVADQPAYFLGHYYLARLYHDLGLIEQALGAYERALELNWSAPLAQELAAIYEAAGLYEDSLALLRRMVAKNPADERARSLLADLYLRLERVEEALAELTALRPYSRDVDRVDLTMARILLDEQRYEEAVVLLQGLLADEPRLDAVRSLLVLAYYRLGKIDLARNLLEEIRPGDYGYEEAVLMLARIYHGSGQPVAAEAVLERALADSQHRYLSFYVTLALLHIEWHDAGQGLAIFQRALQDLGPEPEVYFEYAVYLDRVGDSEGALAKMQEVIALDPHDPYALNYVGYTWADRGENLELAREYIEEAVRLKPDDGAIRDSLGWVYYRLGKYQRAMEELELAVQLLEDDPVIHDHLGDAYRRLGYVAEALAAYRRALALLPPNGDPELREQIELKIKELTAERNG
- a CDS encoding ribonuclease HII encodes the protein MSSHLWQREPEVVDSLAFERSLESQGYRLVAGIDEAGRGPLAGPVVAACVVLPAGCEASRFRDSKQLKPELRCRLAAEIEALPGVYWGVGVVAPAEIDRLNILQASLLAMQKAVAALAAEPDFLLVDGKHQLPLPLPQQALVRGDSRSASIAAASIIAKVRRDEIMADYHRRYPQYNFHRHKGYGTAEHLHLLRQHGPCPIHRRSFKPVGDCLRGGDD
- a CDS encoding Rne/Rng family ribonuclease — its product is MSTQLLINATPYEIRIALLEHGNLAEFYLEHPAEKGLVGNVYRGRVVRVLPGMQAAFVDVGLERTGFLYVDDVLVTSNEVEKRLARCDRGDGTGHDTCCGHDTDPLCRRHPGQNIEDLLSEGQDIMVQVCKEPLGSKGARLTCHITLPCRNLVFMPRTEHIGISRKIEDEDVRQMLRQDIEALRPAGAGFIVRTVAETATNEDLEADMEFLLHTWEEIQARATTAPVPGLIYQDLDITLRVVRDVFSPEVDQVVVDEPETYQRVLQFVETFVPHLKGRVELAPEDPPIFDAYGVELEVNRALERKIWLRCGGYIIIEPTEALTVIDVNTGRYVGKNGLEETIFKTNMEAAKEIAYQLRLRNIGGIIIVDFIDMEDEEHREAVFNALKEAAKKDKSRLNILRVSEFGLVQMTRKRNREDLEHLMCEPCNCCQGTGVIRSSRSLCYDVFRQIEREACRRQAETVVVRVHPRVAELLLREEAHTVDYLEKKCGKRIQIMPIKDFHPEKYEFTWQ